The DNA window ATTCATTGCTAACATGTTCAATGATAACTTTATTTGACTTAACATGTTCTCCAACAGCTAAAATACTTTATGTCGTTATAATTAATTCGATTGTCTCTCTAGTCACAAAGACTAAAAATGAATTGTTATAATATAATCTTAGTGTCTTAGACATAAAATTCACAATTCTAAGCCCAAATGAAACTCTTTTAACATACATCAGTGGTGCTTCGAAATAATAAACAAATGTAGATTCCATAGTGGAAGCAGTAAATTGCTTCCAAATTGTCAATTCTTTGATACACAAGCATGTAAATTTTGGTACCATTAATATacacaaaatattttgtagGTTTCTAGTGGTCAACACCTGGATGAATccgataattttttataattcagatCTCACTTACCTTCTGGTATACGTAATGTTTAATAATTTTCTCAACAATGCTCAATGCAAGATAACAACATGAAAACTTAAATACCACTAATGTGAGACTTAATTCAATGGTGATAACTTTCTTAGTATGGCATAATAAATATTCATCATAACTAAAGAAGGATCTTTAATACTATTTCATATAACTTTTTTCCTCTAGATCATCATATTGAGCAATATTGTTTTCACATGCatctaatttaaatttaaatcaaatggGCTATTAATGGCATGACCACACAAAAGAAActtttcttatatatattaaaaaatgaaattttttcatGCATTCAATTCCTTCACTTGAATGAATTTTTTAGTAACGATTCTTGCATTATATTATTCATTGTTGCCTGATGAGACTTTTTTTGTTGAAGACTCATCTACAATAAATGgtaacttaaccaaattttagaCTGTATTACTTACTATTAAATTCATCTCATAATTCATAGTTTCATACCACACAATAGATTTCTTACTATTCATACCTTGTTAAAAAATCTCAGGATCATTTTTGCCTCAAGAATTGTaaggccctgtaattaattatccggtaatttggcataattagaataattattgagttgtaaattaaaataattatttatgccaaataatttcaagaagtgtgttaaaaatatgtattttagaatatcggagaatttaacgatataaaatacatatagagtttaaataacacacgagagcaaaGTAAATACAGACCGGGATAGATGGGCTTGAGTTACTATTTTAGTaaccaaatacacaatatatacatatacatatacaccaCTTACCTTGATGAGAGAGAAGGAAGTAAaggtaaaagaaaagaaagaaacttCCCCAAACCCAAATTTTCGCAACCCTTGGAGCAGCTGCGGGAAAGTGGCGATATCTCCTCCGTCCGTCTTCCAAATCTCGATCGGTCTGAAGGGGTGTCTTCCTAACATCCTAGGCTTCGATTCAAGTCAAAAATTGCGAAGTTTGAGCAAGGATTCGGGTAGATCGAAGCTGCTGTTTGGGTGCTCTATTTCTGCGCGAATTCTTCCAGTTTTGGGTGAGAGTTTTTGGGTTGCTGCGCTTTTAGTAgtttgaatttgtagaaatgaccTAAATAAACTTTGTAGTGGTTTACGTTTTCTGTTTATAGCCACTAGaatcattgaattttaatacaaaacggatttgatatgatttttctaccaaaatgtgtcaaaatGAAATTCTATGTTAGAGCTGTGTACAACATCTACTGTAATTCGGGTTTATGGCATGTTTGCACTCGGATTCTGGGTTTTTAGTTAAAAACAAAGTTGTAGAGATATGTGTTGTCTTCgtaatgatataagattcgttaaattccattaagaattgagaAAGTTATGCTTGTTTTTCTGGAACTGCTCAGTGTGTGTGATTATGTCAGCGAATTCGTAAGTAGCAGTGTGTTCTTGGACATTCTGAGAATAATATACTAAGATTCTGAAGATGGTTTCAACTGAAGAAacttagataattgagttatctttcatttccaattggcggatattgatttgagttaattttgagcgagatatgaattttatgctcttttgtGCCAAATTGGACATTGGTATGGAATATAGTTTTCATGATCGGCTTATTGTTGCTTTGTTTAGGCCGAGGGTCTTGAAGTGAAGTTGTTATTGGATTGTCAagttggtataggtatgttacagctcggtaacatacgacggtaaaacataaattatgtttaattgtcattctgtgttacattGATCGGGTGTATGACTTGTTGGCTgttataaattgttaaatgccttcgttgtgatctatgtttattattatgacatattattggcatttagcatcgGGCATACatttatgacattcatgttgagccctatcgttcttgttagccattgttgatatccgttgttatctggcactgttgtttatctcgggatcattgtgtggctgataggcctatacacatgagaccgtagatATGATTGAACAATCtcgtggttagtgcagccttttgaggtgagcgctgggattgtgtcatctagttgttctgttgtgccatcctgttataccgtatcagctgtatggaggccgagtcaggggtgttattcagcacagcttggcatacctcgcatacttggcaggacggtttagctgcatgacgatgtagctcccttgtgttgttgctcgagcattattccagttgttttcgtaccgtttgttgactcctgttatcccgattattcgttgagcctttcatgcattgcatattacattttattatatgattatgcatgatttatgattattgttgttattgttgaactgtttcataccagaatcctaacctcagttgtttNGAgtatttggtaagttttaaattctgtTTAGTCCtagccagtgcggctataggttgttgactttggttttgttttaatgactctagttggagtatattttgatataaaatgctgCTTGACTTTTTCGAGATGTCCtgcttacggggaggtcatgccgaaatttttctaggccctgaggtcTGTTTTAAAGTACTTTAAATCATTTCCGCTGCAGTTTTTAAATtaaaccattattgtttgatcattaattgtcgttagagtaaatgggcctcacatcttggtatcagagcgtaaactGGGATACGCTCGAACTAGAGTCTAGGACACTTGAGTCTTGGCACTAAATGGTTTTTGCGCCTGTGTATGCTACTTGACAACATGCTTATGtgattatatgatttgtttactTCCATTCTAATAGTTTTGGTGTTTTATCGTATAGAATGGAGGGTGGTGGAAAAATTCCTGTTGATGAGATTCCTTTagctcgaggtcgaggtcgaggtcgtggacgtggtagAGCTCGTGTCCGTGTTGTTgatgataattttgttgagCAAGCTGCTGATCATCTAGACCAGCTTAGGATGGATGAATTAGTTGCGCGTTTCCATTCTATGCATCCACCTCGATTTAGTGGTTCGGAGGGAGCTGAGAAAGCAGAATTGAGGATTTCTGAGATTgaggaattgtttgatttgattgagtatcCTTCAGAGTGTCGATTGAGATTATCTGTGCATCAGTTGAAAGATCGTGCCAAAATGTGGTGGTCTACTACATTGATGACTTTAGATGCTCAGAGGATTGTTCCATCGTGGGATATATTCAAGCTGAAGTTTAAGGAAAGTTATTGTCTTCCATCATTCTACAGTTCTAAGGCTTCTGAGTTTCATAAATTGAAACAAGGCGATATGTCAGTTGCGGAGTATGCTgatactttttatgctatgctGAGATATGCTCCTCATGTTGCTGCGAGTCAGGTTGCTGTTGTTGAAAGTTTCATTGAAGGACTGAACGATCATCTGCACCCTTTTGTTTCTACCGGTAAGCCACTGAATTATCTTGAAGCAGTGGAAATAGCAAAGAGGGCTGAAGTTAGTCTTAAGAGAAGTGGCAATCGAGCTCCTACCCAACATCATCATTCGGGAAGGTAACAGTTCAATCAATCTGGTTCTGCATCTCTTCGTCCACATGGGAAGCAATTTAAGAAGCCTGGTTCTAGTTCTTCGAGTTCGGGGAGTTCAGGGAACCGTGGTGGATATCGCTAGAGTGGACCTTACTGTGATCACTGTGGAGGCAAGCATTCCAGTAATCAGTGTGTTGGAGTTCAAGGGGTTTGCAATGTTTGTGGTCGGCCGGGTCATTTTGCTAGAGTCTGTCCTAGTAAGACGGGGAAATCAGCCCAGGCAGGTAGTGGAGCTCAAAGTAATAGAATTCCAGCAGCGTCCCAGTCTTTCCATCATCCTAGTCGCCCTTCACATCAGAGCAGAGGGCAAGGTGGTCAACAGAATCAGTCATCTGTTCATGTACTTGCCTTGACTGAGGATGAGGCTCAGGCAGCTCCAGGTACTGTCATTACTGGTAACTGTACTCTATGTGGTTTTATAGCACGAGTGTTATTTGATACCGGAGCATCTCATTCCTTTGTTTCTCATGCATTCGTCGTTTCGCATGATCTTCGCACCACTAGTATGAATTCCAATCTATCTGTTGCTACTCCGATGGGCAAAATGATAATCACTGATAATGTGGTGTTCAATGCGGttttgtttcaaaataaaaatgttctgTATCTGAATCTTATAGTTCTACCTATGCATGACTTTGATTGCATCGTTGGTATGGATGTTTTGACTGCTAATCGTGCCACTGTTGACTGTTATCGAGGAATAGTTCGTTTCAGACCTAGCTTTGCACCTAAATGGAATTTCTACGGTCGTGGTTCTCAAGCCAAGATTCCTCTAGTTTCTGCCATTGATTTGAATCGATTGTTAGATTCTGGTCATGAAGGTTTTCTGGTTTATGCTGTGGATCTATCGCCAGATGAGCAATGGATTTCTGATATTCCTGTAGTCTGTGAGTTTCCTGATGTGTTTCCTGAAGAGATTCCTTGTTTTCCACCAGAACGAGAAGTTGAATTCAGTATCGAATTAATGCCAGGAACTGAACCCATATCTCGAGCACCATATCGTTTAGCCCCTGTTGAGctgaaagaactgaaagaacaattacaggatttGTTGAGTAAAGGCTATATTTGTCCGAGTTCTTCACCGTGGGGTTGCACCGATTCTatttgtcaagaagaaagatggtacgatgtggatgtgtattgattatcggcaaTTGAATAAGTCtactatcaagaataaatatccactaCCTAGGattgatgacttatttgatTAGTTGCAAGATACTTCggtgtattctaagattgatctccgTTCTGGGTACCATCAAGTGCGAGTCAGACAACAAGATGTGCCGAAAACAGCTTTTCGCACGAGATACGGacactttgaatttttggttatgccttttggtttgaccaatgctcctgctgtgtttatggacttgatgaatcgagtatttcgtAAATATCTTGATCGTTTTGTGATtgtattcatcgatgatattcttgtctaTTCCAAGTCTGAGGAAGAGCATGCCAAACACTTGAGATTAGTTCTTCGAATTCTTCAAAAGAAGCAGTTGTACGCCAAGCtatcaaagtgtgagttttggttaaaTAAAGTTGTGTTTCTGGGCCATGTCATATCTCAACATGGTATTTCTGTCGATCCAAGTAAAGTAGAAGCAGTTCTGAACTGGGCACGACCGACTAATGTGCCTGAGATTcgtagtttcatgggtttagctggttattaccgaagatttatcgaaaatttctcaaagattgctagacctaTCACTCAACTGACTCAGAAAAATCAGAGATTCATTTGGTCTGATGAATGTGAGTCAAGTTTTgtcgagttgaagaagagattgacttctGCACCAGTTCTTACCATTCCAAGTGGTTCTGGAGGATTCGTTGTTTGTACCGACGCATCAAATCGAGGATTAGGTTGTGTACTGATGCAGCATGGCAGAGTGGTGGCCTATGGCTCTCATCAGTTGAAACCGCATGAGTCTAAGTATCATGTTCATGACTTGGAATTGGCTGCTATTGTTTTTGCTctcaagatttggaggcattatttgtttGGGGAGCAATTTGTAATCTATTatgatcacaaaagcttgaagtatctgttctctcagtcagatctgaatatgagacagagacgttggatggatcttttgaaagattatgattgtgagatcTAGTATCATCCGGGAAAAGTGAATGTCATTGTCGATGCTTTGAGCCGTAAGGTTGTTGATGTTAATTTATCATcgattcatgtttctatgttacGAGAGGATATTTGCACTTCTGGGTTGCATTTTCAAATCCAAGGTAATGCTGTTTGTGTATTTCAGATTTCTGTTGAGCCTGAGTTGATTCAGATTGTAAAGTCAGCTCAGAAAACTGATGATCGAGTTCTGAAATCTTATGAGTAAGTATCTCAAGGACACCAATCTGGTTTCTCAATTCACTCAGATGATTCTATTCGGTTGAATGGTAGATTGGTTGTCCCAGATATTCCTGAATTGAGTACAGCCATCCTTAAAGAAACTCATTGTACTCGATATAGTATCCACCCAGGAGGCAGGAAAATGTATCATATTCTACGGcctcagttttggtggaagaatATGAAAAAGGATGTGGCTGAGTTTGTGTGTCGTTGTATGATCTGTCAGCAAGTCAAAGCAGAACGAATGagttatctttcatttccaattggcggatattgatttgagttaattttgagcgatatatgaattttatgctcttttgtGCCAAATTGGACATTGGTATGGAATATAGTTTTCATGATCGGCTTATTGTTGCTTTGTTTAGGCCAAGGGTCTTGAAGTGAAGTTATTGGATTGTCAagttggtataggtatgttacagctcggtaacatacgacggtaaaacatagATTATGTTTAATTGCCATTCTGTGTTACATTGATCGGGTGTATGACTTGTTGGCTgttgtaaattgttaaatgccttcgttgtgatctacgtttattattatgacatattattggcatttagcatcgggcatacagttatgacattcatgttgagccctattGTTCTTGTTAgccattgttgatatccgttgttaACTGGCACTATTGTTTATCTCGGAatcattgtgtggctgataggcttatacacatgagaccgtagatATGATTGAACAATCtcgtggttagtgcagccttttgaggtgagcgctgggattgtgtcatctagttgttctgttgtgccatcctgttataccgtatcagctgtatggaggccgagtcaggggtgttattcagcacagcttggcatacctcgcatacttgggaGGGCagtttagctgcatgacgatgtagctcccctgtgttgttgctcgagcattattccagttgttatcgtaccaTTTGTTGACTCCTGTTatcccgattattcgttgagcctttcatgcattgcatattacattttattatatgattttgcatgatttatgattattgttgttattgttgaactgtttcataccagaatcctaacattaattgtttttttttggggggggggggCTGCTatggttgctattgggcaccatggtagatctcccgagtcgttctgcagcatcaggccgaggttccgccagtggagctcgggattgaggttggattgcttggttctgttcGGTAGAGtctcccagttagtctatatatatgtcttgagtttgtttcagtcttgtattgtttttttattttccgtggagatgccccgtgtatctgtagtGATATCTGGTTGTCCTTGTTATGTTCTGAGGCGACTCTGCGATTTTATTGATCTGGTGAgtatttggtaagttttaaattctgtTTAGTCCTaaccagtgcggctataggttattgactttggttttgttttaatgactctagttggagtatattttgatataaaatgctgGTTGAGTTTTTCGAGATGTCCtgcttacggggaggtcatgccgaaatttttctaggccctgaggtctgttttaaagtattttaaaccatttccgctgcagtttttaaattaaatcattattgtttgatcattaattgtcgttagagtaaatgggcctcacaAGAATAAATAGTCAAGTTATTTTAAGAGACACAATTTAATCACTTGgaattttttctctcttaatatATTGTCAAAGTCAAGTTCTTTGAATGCTCAATATCTTGATGAGCGTTGAGATCCTCAATATCATGATCAAcaatttttggtattttatatGACTAGTCCCACAACATTGATTTTAACTTGAGGTATGTTGTGAATAGAAATCAAAATATAACTTGTGTGGATGGATGATCATTATAATGATCAATATTCTGAGGTTGATTGCTCTCATTTATAAAGTCATTCTCAAGAAAATGTAAAATCTCTTGATTCCACAGACCTTATGATTTGTGATGGAcagtaaaaattataatttgtgtGGATGGATAAACGAATAATGATCAATATTCTGAAGTTGATTGCTCTCATTAATAAAGTCATTCTcaagaaaatttcaaatatcttgATTTCACAAACCTTACGATTTGTGATGGAcagtaaaatatatatatattcttttagACCTTCTGACATATCCAATGAAATACTCATTAATGGTTCTGAGgtgtaaatttttttcttgtggATTATCAACTATTACTTTAGACAAGCATATTGAAACATGTATAGTTCCCAAAATAGGTTTCCAATCTTTCATAATTTAAATGGTGTATTGGGACAACCTTAATCGGAATCTGATTTAACATATTCAAAGTCATCCGAAGAGTTTCAGTTTACACGAACTTAAAAAGTTTGGATAAGCTAATCAcgctcctcaccatgtccatCCTAAGTGTATCTACCGTAGTGTTTCTTACCAATATCTTATCTTACGACATTCATTCTCTACTTCTACcttatatattttatcaaacatcCAACATATCTATTATGAAGCTGGCAAGTAGAAAAATATGTCATGAGTAATCATAAATAAAGgtagtaaaatatttatgacAATACAAGTGTATATCCGGACAACGAATATGTCACCCCATTACTCTATACTTGACATGATTAATGATACTTATACTtgtaatcaaaatagggtttgaatgatatacctATATTATGAAGTAATTTCAAATGAGGGGCATaaatttgacggtttataaaatttttggcatgatgtccctatattttgtaaaagccaaaaactcaactcaagcaacaacatcaatcctattttcatacacaaccatacaccatattgttatacatatacaaacatactttgtatcttcatacataacatggaacttgtttcaaaccctgacataaaatttactacaatacatatgcggaaacaatacaataagatatcccggttcttgtcgaggtaaggcacgtcacaagcatccattggcgaaccggcatcctacgtctctccactacctgatcctgtaatacatgagctacgtgagtttataaaactcaataagttggcacttgtacgtatcaatatgcgtagaaggagtatacatataaagtcgtgatcaacaatgaatctttaaaccatgtcatatcataacatatattcatgttcatttttgtacttgagcctcatttgttgacctgtactaccgtgcttgctttattatatagctacttctgtgttggacgtcagggagcaacctttggcaaccccacgccccatgaacatatattgtccaataggtttggtggacttaaaaccacctatgatgtcaacaagctctatatcatgtaaaaaacaatccttttattttcatgttcatgttcatgttcataacatagcacccatcatcaatattcatgagtttcttacatatttaatacataacaatggaatatggtgctatattttaatcaataagatactaacaatgtacatatagcaataatcaatgggaagtatttaaaatcataatattactcatgtattacttcaagaacatgccaacttacagtccaagcgtacgaatacttgtttgagacgatgtttctcgctCTTATACTGTTAACTATATCAATAATTCAGTCATTATTGCTTATACTAGGTGAAAGTTACCCCTttacatgtagaacaactaaaagagaagaaaacttacacccttaggaagttcttgggatggagaactaagttctaacctcaaaatgatgaaagaaatgaagaaaggggcttttggaagaaaacttcTTGGTTTCCTCTTGAGCTTTGCTGTGAAAAGGGTTGAAAAACTGATGGAAGTGCTTAgaaaagtcgaaacttatcttcttatatataaggcggcgctcgggcgatcaTTTTCTACCGTCCGGACGCGgaatgttttgtaaaaatactaggcttgaaaagcaccggcgctcgggcggtcattttctaccgctcgagcgccacctgttctgcctctgcgcactatgtcatcaaagattgctccagaaACGGCTCTTTCGTTCATAATATGAAAAAGTGGAAAACATGAAGGTTGTAGCCCTATGtattggcttgaatctccaattagtttcaggtcGTTTGGAgatttgagtaaaaagttatgctcattctcctaacatgtgtcagtgacggaatgacggtatacacgacacacttcggggcacttttggcttgtcttctacattgatttggacaaaacccaaaacatgaaagttgttgcattatatcttagctttctaatggttatggtttcactcaatttggatcaatattcaaatcattatgctaaaacacgtaaaaactaccacaatttcatctcatttcctatcaacttcataacactacttctacctacacatcttactataactatttagacatattttcattctcaatacaccatgaacaatataaaagtcatgttcaatctcaatattgataacttaatcaatatgtaaaacataatgagctaaataactatctataatgacattgTACGaataaccgggcattacaattctcccctccttcaaagaatttcgacctcgaaatttgacataccatatagttcaggatatctctgttggatcttgtcttctcgctcccaagttgcttctttaATTGCATGATTACGCCATAACAATTTCACCAAGGATATTTCCTTGTCTCGTagcacttttgatttcctatcgaggatttggactggtcgttcttcatacgagagatttgatgcaagatccaatggttcataatgaagaacgtgAGAAGGATTGTCCAAATAATTTCGTAGCATggaaacatgaaaaacattatgaacgtttgacaagtttggtggtaaagcaactcggtaggctctatctcctattctttccaagatttcaaatggaccaatatatcttggactcaattttcctttcttaccaaaacgtaatatgcccttcaatggtgatatctttacaaatacatggtcaccaacctgaaattccaatcgtcgacgtcgcacatcagcatagcttttctgtcgactctgggcagtgtgcattctttctctgatcttggtcaccaattcggctgtctgttgcaccaattcagggcctaataactttcgttctcttacttcatcccaatgtactggagatcgaaattttctaccatataatgcagtatatggtgccattccaatgtttgactgatagctattgttgtaggtaaattcagccaacggtagtttactatcccaactgcctggaaaatcaatagtacaggccctcaacatatcttctaagatctgatttactcgttctgattgtccatcagtttgagggtgaaatgctgtactgaatgccaatcgagttcccatagcatgatgtaaactctccAATATGtagacgtaaatttgggatctctatcagatacaatggacactgggatgccatgaagcctcactatctctttgatatattcttcagcatattgattcatcgtataTGTGGTTTTCactggaagaaagtgagctgattttgtaagtcgatccacaataacccatatagtattgaatcctctttgtgttcttggcaaaccaaggatgaaatccattgtaatatgctcccatttccattcaggaataggcaatggtttcaagagtcctgctggtctttgatgttcagtcttgaccttttgacatgttagacattgtgcaacaaattgagcaatatcctttttcatacctggcctccaaaataatggtttcaaatctttgtacattttggtgcctccTAGATGGATTGAGTAGGGTGTAGCATGTGCACCAATAAGAATGTCGGTcctgattgttccttgtttcgGCACGCACAATCTAT is part of the Primulina huaijiensis isolate GDHJ02 unplaced genomic scaffold, ASM1229523v2 scaffold37361, whole genome shotgun sequence genome and encodes:
- the LOC140968628 gene encoding uncharacterized protein, whose amino-acid sequence is MEGGGKIPVDEIPLARGRGRGRGRGRARVRVVDDNFVEQAADHLDQLRMDELVARFHSMHPPRFSGSEGAEKAELRISEIEELFDLIEYPSECRLRLSVHQLKDRAKMWWSTTLMTLDAQRIVPSWDIFKLKFKESYCLPSFYSSKASEFHKLKQGDMSVAEYADTFYAMLRYAPHVAASQVAVVESFIEGLNDHLHPFVSTGKPLNYLEAVEIAKRAEVSLKRSGNRAPTQHHHSGR